A single region of the Elgaria multicarinata webbii isolate HBS135686 ecotype San Diego chromosome 14, rElgMul1.1.pri, whole genome shotgun sequence genome encodes:
- the GINS2 gene encoding DNA replication complex GINS protein PSF2, which yields MDAAEVEFLAEQELVTIIPNFSLDRIYLIGGDLGPFNPGLPVEVPLWLAINLKQRQKCRLIPPEWMDVEKLEQIRDQERKEDTFTPMPNPFYMELTKLLLNYAVDNIPKADEIRTLVKDTWDTRLAKLRLSADSFVRQQEAHARLDNLTLMEINTTGAFLTQALDHMYKLRTNLQPGESAQSQDF from the exons ATGGATGCCGCCGAGGTCGAATTCTTGGCCGAGCAGGAGCTCGTCACCATCATCCCCAACTTCAGCCTGGACAGGATTTACCTCATCGGG GGGGATTTGGGTCCCTTTAATCCTGGGCTGCCTGTGGAAGTGCCTCTCTGGCTGGCTATCAACCTAAAACAAAGGCAGAAGTGTCGGCTGATACCTCCAGAATGGATGGATGTAG AAAAGCTGGAGCAAATTAGAGATCAGGAACGTAAAGAAGACACTTTCACCCCAATGCCTAATCCCTTCTATATGGAATTAACTAAGTTGCTGCTGAACTA TGCTGTAGACAATATTCCAAAGGCAGATGAAATCCGAACATTGGTTAAGGATACATGGGACACTCGACTAGCAAAACTCCGATTGTCTGCAGATAGCTTTGTAAGACAGCAGGAAGCACATGCGAGG CTGGATAATCTGACTCTGATGGAGATCAACACCACTGGTGCTTTCCTTACCCAAGCATTAGATCACATGTACAAGCTCCGTACAAATCTCCAGCCGGGAGAGAGCGCCCAATCCCAGGACTTTTGA